Proteins from a single region of Hordeum vulgare subsp. vulgare chromosome 6H, MorexV3_pseudomolecules_assembly, whole genome shotgun sequence:
- the LOC123401388 gene encoding MOB kinase activator-like 1A, whose product MSLFGLGRNQKTFRPKKSAPSGSKGAQLRKHIDATLGSGNLREAVRLPPGEDINEWLAVNTVDFFNQVNLLYGTLTEFCTSESCPTMTAGPKYEYRWADGVQIKKPIEVSAPKYVEYLMDWIEGQLDNESLFPQKLGTPFPPNFKDVVNTIFKRLFRVYAHIYHSHFQKIVSLKEEAHLNTCFKHFILFTNEFGLIDKKELAPLQELIESIILPY is encoded by the exons ATGAGTCTCTTCGGCCTCGGACG GAATCAGAAGACGTTTCGTCCCAAGAAAAGTGCTCCATCAGGCAGCAAG GGGGCACAGCTCCGAAAGCACATAGATGCAACCCTCGGCAGTGGAAACCTTAGGGAAGCTGTGAGGCTGCCTCCTGGAGAGGATATCAATGAATGGCTTGCTGTTAACA CTGTGGACTTCTTTAATCAAGTTAACCTGCTATATGGCACACTCACAGAGTTCTGCACATCCGAGAGCTGCCCAACAATGACTGCAGGCCCAAA GTATGAGTACCGATGGGCTGATGGTGTACAGATAAAGAAACCCATAGAAGTGTCAGCACCAAAATACGTGGAGTACCTAATGGACTGGATTGAAGGCCAGCTTGACAATGAATCCTTATTTCCTCAGAAGCTTG GCACACCATTTCCACCCAACTTCAAGGATGTTGTAAACACAATTTTCAAGCGCTTGTTTCGTGTTTATGCCCACATATACCATTCCCATTTTCAGAAGATTGTCAGCCTCAAGGAAGAGGCTCATCTTAACACCTGCTTCAAGCACTTCATTCTGTTTACGAAC GAATTTGGGCTGATTGACAAGAAAGAGCTGGCTCCTCTCCAGGAGCTCATCGAATCAATCATCCTTCCCTACTGA